A window of the Candidatus Saccharibacteria bacterium oral taxon 488 genome harbors these coding sequences:
- a CDS encoding ImmA/IrrE family metallo-endopeptidase: MVANSNPKTYTLESIEKVASDLHRDYADQKSLITIGQLKNLAESIGATVELVVFKPNTVSARVSGEDGSYKIQISESEPLPRQKFSLAHEIGHIILHDVDKEKEFVEYRKPILDYADSSLLYKETQANAFAAALLIPKEDAINVWDSVKDIDDFAEMFEVSKAAAYNRLSNLGLLEL, encoded by the coding sequence ATGGTAGCCAATAGCAACCCTAAGACATATACCTTAGAGTCAATAGAAAAAGTTGCATCTGATCTACATAGAGATTATGCAGATCAAAAAAGCTTAATTACAATTGGACAATTAAAAAATTTAGCAGAATCTATCGGGGCGACAGTCGAACTAGTTGTATTTAAACCCAATACAGTATCTGCAAGGGTTTCAGGAGAAGACGGCTCTTACAAGATACAAATATCTGAAAGTGAGCCTCTGCCAAGACAGAAATTCTCTCTAGCACACGAAATTGGACACATTATTCTACACGATGTTGATAAAGAAAAAGAATTCGTTGAATATCGTAAGCCAATTCTTGATTATGCAGATTCGTCTCTATTATATAAAGAAACGCAAGCAAATGCGTTTGCCGCAGCATTACTAATACCAAAAGAAGATGCTATAAACGTTTGGGATAGCGTGAAAGATATTGATGACTTTGCAGAAATGTTTGAAGTTTCAAAGGCGGCGGCATATAACAGGCTATCGAACTTAGGGCTACTAGAACTTTAA